Proteins from one Pontibacter korlensis genomic window:
- a CDS encoding DUF3050 domain-containing protein: MSKRIEALQQALQEHRQRLLKHNVYQSLETLDDLRLFMEHHVFAVWDFMSLLKALQRELTCVTLPWVPKGSPSTRRLINEIVLEEETDVDQQGQPVSHFELYLRAMAEVEANTAHVEQLLTGIAEGKKVNNALDQLPIDPSVKAFVRNTFRVADSAEPHIIAAAFTFGREDLIPDMFRHLIEDLNRRFPGKLNTFIYYLDRHIQLDEEVHTPLALQMVDELCGDDEDKWQEALEVSKACIEQRIELWNGIRNLLPSEA; encoded by the coding sequence ATGAGTAAAAGAATAGAAGCCTTGCAACAGGCTTTGCAGGAGCACAGGCAGCGACTGCTAAAACATAATGTTTACCAGTCGTTGGAGACGCTGGATGACTTGAGGCTCTTTATGGAGCACCATGTGTTTGCCGTATGGGACTTTATGAGCCTGCTAAAAGCGCTGCAACGGGAGCTTACCTGCGTTACCCTACCATGGGTACCCAAAGGCAGTCCTTCTACCCGCCGCCTTATAAACGAAATCGTGCTGGAGGAGGAAACTGACGTGGACCAGCAGGGGCAGCCAGTAAGTCATTTTGAGCTGTACTTACGTGCCATGGCCGAGGTTGAGGCTAATACGGCGCATGTTGAGCAACTGCTAACAGGTATTGCAGAAGGTAAAAAGGTAAACAATGCTCTTGATCAATTGCCGATTGATCCTTCAGTAAAAGCATTTGTGCGCAATACCTTCAGGGTGGCAGACTCCGCAGAACCGCATATAATTGCTGCCGCTTTTACCTTTGGCCGCGAAGATTTAATACCAGACATGTTTCGCCACCTGATCGAAGATCTGAACAGGCGGTTTCCAGGTAAACTCAATACCTTCATCTATTACCTGGATCGCCATATACAGCTGGATGAGGAGGTGCATACACCTTTAGCGCTGCAAATGGTGGACGAGCTTTGTGGCGATGATGAGGATAAGTGGCAGGAGGCCCTGGAGGTATCAAAGGCTTGCATAGAGCAACGCATCGAACTCTGGAACGGCATCCGCAACCTGTTACCTTCTGAAGCTTAA